The Phreatobacter oligotrophus genome includes a region encoding these proteins:
- a CDS encoding IclR family transcriptional regulator, producing MPRPRKSFDTGGVKSATRVLALLELFDSLQRPAGVTEIARALGIPQSSTSMLVNGLIDLGYLAALPDRRVQPTQRVSVLGRWIDERITDGRVARLMEELGEATGETILLGIASDVHVVYIAVRPATRAMRLHIPAGTRRPLAESGMGLTLLSAMPEEEIARRIARAELSREADRPPLDPATIHAEIAAIRRRGHALSASRIVPGAGIVCTLLPAAAGAQPMAIGIGGQAFEVVEREEAFAALLHREIARHFTP from the coding sequence ATGCCGCGTCCGCGCAAGAGTTTCGACACCGGCGGGGTGAAGTCGGCCACGCGCGTGCTGGCCCTGCTGGAACTGTTTGACAGCCTGCAGCGCCCGGCGGGCGTGACCGAGATCGCCCGCGCCCTCGGCATTCCCCAGTCGAGCACGTCCATGCTGGTCAACGGCCTGATCGACCTCGGCTATCTCGCCGCCCTGCCCGACCGGCGCGTGCAGCCGACGCAGCGCGTCTCGGTGCTTGGCCGGTGGATCGACGAGCGCATCACCGACGGACGGGTCGCCCGCCTGATGGAAGAGCTCGGCGAGGCGACGGGCGAGACGATCCTCCTCGGCATCGCCAGCGACGTGCACGTCGTCTACATCGCCGTGCGCCCGGCAACGCGCGCCATGCGCCTCCACATTCCCGCCGGCACGCGGCGTCCCCTCGCCGAATCGGGCATGGGCCTGACGCTGCTCTCCGCCATGCCGGAAGAGGAGATCGCCCGCCGGATCGCCCGGGCGGAGCTGTCGCGGGAGGCGGACCGGCCGCCGCTCGACCCCGCCACGATCCACGCCGAGATCGCGGCCATCCGCCGCCGCGGCCATGCGCTGTCCGCAAGCCGCATCGTTCCGGGGGCCGGCATCGTCTGCACGCTGCTTCCGGCAGCAGCCGGCGCCCAGCCCATGGCCATCGGCATCGGCGGCCAGGCCTTCGAGGTGGTTGAGCGCGAGGAGGCCTTCGCCGCCCTCCTCCACCGGGAGATCGCCCGGCATTTCACGCCCTGA